The following coding sequences are from one Bacteroides sp. window:
- the pyrE gene encoding orotate phosphoribosyltransferase — protein sequence MKCDSEVARIIASLLLQSKAVKLDAVTPFTWASGIKSPIYCDNRLTLSFPQVRRQIALQFSRIIRENFPEAAVIAGVATGAIAHGILVAEEMGLPFVYVRNAAKGHGLGNQIEGRILKGEKTVVIEDLVSTGQSSLAAVKALREAGFLVEGMLAIFSYQFPEAEEAMAQHEIDLYTLSNYTCLLETALQESRITEEDMQILSKWRENPRAWGE from the coding sequence ATGAAATGTGATAGTGAAGTTGCCCGTATCATTGCGAGTTTATTGCTTCAAAGCAAAGCCGTAAAACTAGACGCTGTGACACCCTTCACCTGGGCTTCAGGAATAAAATCTCCCATTTATTGCGACAACCGGCTTACATTGTCTTTTCCGCAGGTCAGGCGTCAGATTGCGCTGCAGTTTTCGAGAATTATCCGTGAAAATTTTCCGGAAGCAGCAGTGATAGCCGGTGTGGCGACTGGGGCCATTGCCCACGGTATCCTGGTGGCTGAAGAAATGGGGCTGCCTTTTGTTTACGTGCGCAATGCTGCCAAAGGGCATGGACTGGGAAACCAGATAGAGGGGCGGATTCTAAAGGGTGAGAAGACGGTTGTGATCGAAGACCTGGTCTCGACGGGGCAGAGCAGCCTTGCGGCCGTAAAGGCTTTGCGCGAAGCTGGTTTCCTTGTCGAAGGAATGCTGGCCATTTTTTCCTACCAGTTCCCCGAAGCCGAAGAGGCCATGGCACAGCACGAAATCGATCTGTACACCCTCAGCAATTATACTTGCCTGCTGGAGACTGCCCTGCAGGAAAGCCGCATCACTGAGGAGGATATGCAAATTCTTTCGAAATGGCGCGAAAACCCCCGTGCCTGGGGGGAATAG